From one Planococcus citri chromosome 3, ihPlaCitr1.1, whole genome shotgun sequence genomic stretch:
- the LOC135838782 gene encoding uncharacterized protein LOC135838782, producing MDINKYLLISTVILFGSSFTFVSSAELCSIAKHFTDGCTQCNFLAFGQEKQIHTVELPFGLLKKDIEITHACGLSEDSSEDYCCYNWHRKPYCCSRFGQIVNGGAWLFVTGMMLVGIFAALRYYCIHKASQRARGR from the exons ATGGATATTAATAAATATTTACTAATCAGCACCGTTATATTATTCGGCTCAAGTTTTACATTCG TGTCATCTGCAGAATTATGCTCCATCGCAAAACATTTCACAGACGGTTGTACACAATGTAATTTCCTTGCGTTTGGCCAAGAAAAGCAAATCCATACTGTAGAACTGCCTTTTGGTTTACTGAAAAAAGATATTGAAATAACTCATGCCTGCGGCCTAAGTGAAGATTCATCCGAGGACTACTGTTGTTATAATTGGCATCGTAAACCTTACTGTTGCAGTCGTTTCGGTCAAATTGTCAATGG AGGTGCATGGTTGTTCGTAACTGGAATGATGCTAGTTGGAATTTTCGCAGCTTTACGATATTATTGTATTCATAAAGCAAGCCAACGGGCTCGTGGTAGATAG
- the LOC135841778 gene encoding uncharacterized protein LOC135841778, whose product MAIRLLLLGVFIFGFGFTSVVSIPDSCYLKQQLNYRCTPCKFLSFGQEVNFGGFRSFYCPNALQSNGKKKYCCYDLLRRPFCCDRTVYIATGLVWLVVFAAITCSIWIFSGFLMWFYHKLWTLCFN is encoded by the exons ATGGCCATTAGATTGCTACTACTTGGTGTTTTCATCTTTGGATTTGGTTTTACTTCAGTTG TATCGATACCGGATTCATGTTACCTCAAACAGCAGCTGAATTACCGTTGCACACCGTGTAAATTTCTTTCATTCGGACAAGAAGTAAATTTCGGTGGATTTCGCTCTTTCTATTGCCCCAATGCCCTACAATCAAATGGTAAAAAGAAATACTGCTGTTATGATCTGTTACGTCGACCTTTTTGTTGCGATAGGACTGTTTATATTGCCACTGG gttgGTTTGGTTAGTAGTGTTTGCGGCGATAACCTGTTCGATTTGGATCTTTTCTGGATTCTTGATGTGGTTTTACCATAAATTGTGGACGCTGTGTTTTAACTGA